A DNA window from Carnobacterium funditum DSM 5970 contains the following coding sequences:
- the typA gene encoding translational GTPase TypA, with amino-acid sequence MKRREDIRNVAIIAHVDHGKTTLVDELLKQSDTLHSHSKLAERAMDSNALEQERGITILAKNTAVKYNDTHINILDTPGHADFGGEVERIMKMVDGVVLVVDSYEGTMPQTRFVLKKALEQKLVPIVVVNKIDKDSARPAEVVDEVLELFIELGADDDQLDFPVIYASAMNGTSSLSDNKEDQEETMNYIFDTIIKDIPAPIDNSDEPLQFQVSLLDYSDYVGRIGIGRVFRGTIKVGDNVTLSKLDGSTKNFRVTKLLGFFGLDRVEINEAKAGELIAVSGMEDIFVGETVTPSDHIDPLPILHIDEPTLQMTFLVNNSPFAGREGKWVTSRKIEDRLMSELHTDVSMRIENTESPDAWIVSGRGELHLAILIENMRREGYELQVSRPEVILRDFDGVQCEPFELVQIDTPEEYMGSIIESLSARKGEMKDMINNGNGQVKLTFLAPARGLIGYSTEFLSMTRGYGIMNHTFDQYLPRLKTKIGGRRNGALVSTETGKTTTYGIMGVEDRGTIFIEPSVEIYEGMIVGENSRENDITVNITKAKQKTNVRSANKDQTNVIKAPRHLTLEESLEFLGDDEYCEVTPESIRLRKQVLNKNEREKSAKKNKASQIG; translated from the coding sequence ATGAAAAGAAGAGAAGATATTAGAAATGTAGCCATTATTGCCCACGTCGATCACGGCAAAACAACATTGGTGGATGAATTATTGAAACAATCTGACACATTACATTCTCATAGCAAATTGGCTGAACGCGCAATGGACTCAAATGCTCTTGAGCAAGAGCGTGGCATTACAATTTTAGCTAAAAACACAGCTGTTAAATACAATGATACTCATATTAATATCTTAGATACTCCAGGACATGCTGACTTCGGTGGAGAAGTTGAACGTATCATGAAAATGGTTGACGGAGTAGTTTTAGTCGTGGACTCATATGAAGGTACAATGCCTCAAACAAGATTTGTATTAAAAAAAGCATTAGAGCAAAAATTAGTTCCAATCGTAGTTGTTAATAAAATTGACAAAGACTCAGCTCGCCCTGCAGAGGTTGTTGATGAAGTTCTTGAATTATTTATCGAATTGGGTGCAGATGATGACCAGTTAGACTTCCCTGTTATTTATGCTTCAGCTATGAATGGAACAAGTAGTCTGTCTGATAATAAAGAGGATCAAGAAGAAACAATGAATTACATCTTTGATACAATTATTAAAGACATTCCTGCTCCAATAGACAACTCGGATGAGCCATTGCAATTTCAAGTATCATTATTAGACTATAGTGATTATGTAGGAAGAATTGGTATTGGGCGAGTATTCCGTGGAACGATCAAAGTTGGCGATAATGTTACGTTGAGTAAATTAGATGGATCTACTAAGAATTTCCGCGTTACTAAATTGCTTGGTTTCTTCGGTTTAGACCGTGTTGAAATCAATGAAGCAAAAGCTGGGGAATTAATCGCTGTATCCGGTATGGAAGATATTTTTGTAGGTGAAACAGTTACGCCTAGTGATCATATCGATCCACTACCAATACTTCATATTGATGAGCCTACGTTACAAATGACTTTCTTAGTAAATAACTCTCCGTTTGCAGGACGCGAAGGAAAGTGGGTTACTTCACGTAAAATTGAAGACCGCTTAATGTCGGAATTGCATACAGACGTTTCTATGCGTATTGAAAATACAGAATCTCCTGATGCTTGGATTGTTTCTGGACGTGGAGAATTACATTTAGCAATTTTAATAGAAAACATGCGACGTGAAGGATATGAATTACAAGTATCTCGTCCTGAAGTTATTTTACGTGACTTTGACGGGGTTCAATGTGAACCTTTTGAGTTAGTTCAAATTGATACTCCTGAAGAATACATGGGATCAATCATTGAATCATTAAGTGCTCGTAAAGGCGAAATGAAAGATATGATTAATAATGGTAACGGGCAAGTTAAATTAACTTTCTTAGCTCCTGCACGTGGATTAATTGGCTATTCTACTGAGTTCCTTTCAATGACAAGAGGATACGGAATCATGAATCATACTTTTGATCAATATCTACCACGTTTAAAAACTAAAATCGGTGGACGTCGTAATGGAGCATTGGTTTCAACTGAAACTGGCAAAACAACCACTTACGGAATTATGGGTGTTGAAGACAGAGGAACAATTTTTATTGAACCTTCAGTTGAAATATATGAAGGAATGATTGTTGGAGAAAACTCTCGCGAAAATGATATCACTGTTAACATTACAAAAGCTAAACAAAAAACTAACGTTCGTTCTGCTAACAAAGATCAGACAAACGTGATTAAAGCTCCTCGTCATTTAACTTTAGAAGAATCATTAGAATTCTTGGGTGATGATGAATATTGTGAAGTAACTCCAGAAAGTATTCGTTTACGGAAACAAGTTTTAAATAAAAATGAACGTGAAAAGTCTGCTAAGAAAAATAAAGCTTCTCAAATAGGTTAA
- a CDS encoding UPF0223 family protein — MENKSYSYPMDYDWTKDEMTKVINLWRAVELAYEMGITKEAFLTSYRQFKEVIPSIGEEKKWSRQFESISGYSVYAVHQEAKKTDKKIIFMNKSR, encoded by the coding sequence ATGGAAAATAAAAGTTATAGTTATCCAATGGATTATGATTGGACAAAAGATGAAATGACAAAGGTCATAAATTTGTGGAGAGCAGTTGAGTTAGCTTACGAAATGGGAATAACAAAAGAAGCATTTTTAACAAGTTATCGTCAATTTAAAGAAGTTATTCCTTCAATTGGTGAAGAAAAAAAATGGAGTCGTCAATTTGAATCCATTTCTGGTTATTCTGTCTATGCAGTGCACCAAGAAGCTAAGAAGACGGATAAAAAAATAATTTTTATGAACAAAAGCAGATGA
- a CDS encoding DUF1507 family protein, with protein MLNNIQKKEALDVLLDDATKIFQLIDNQKNQLCLTECPAFNEIVDTQMFGLSKEISFAKKIGVINSTEGDRILSDLEKKLNDLYAKAYNEKK; from the coding sequence ATGCTGAATAATATTCAGAAAAAAGAGGCTTTAGATGTCTTGTTAGATGATGCTACAAAAATCTTTCAACTTATTGATAATCAAAAAAATCAGTTGTGTCTAACTGAATGCCCTGCTTTTAATGAAATTGTTGATACTCAAATGTTTGGACTATCAAAAGAAATTTCTTTTGCAAAAAAAATTGGAGTCATTAACTCAACTGAAGGTGACCGTATTTTAAGCGATTTAGAAAAAAAATTAAACGATTTGTACGCGAAAGCTTATAATGAAAAAAAATAG
- a CDS encoding pyruvate carboxylase, which translates to MKKVLVANRGEIAIRIFRALTELHIGTVAVYSQEDEGSVHRFKADEAYLVGDGKKPIEAYLDIEDMIRIAKDSNADAIHPGYGFLSENSDFARRCKEEGIIFIGPKLHHLDIFGDKLKAKEAAIAAGIKSIPGSQGPVLNVEEVRSFGEKFGYPIMIKAALGGGGRGMRVAYSAEDVKDSFERARSEAKAAFGNDEIYVERYIQDPKHIEVQILGDVHGNIVHLYERDCSVQRRHQKVVEVAPCVSIPDELRLKMCQSAVQLMEHVGYVNAGTVEFLLEDNEFYFIEVNPRVQVEHTITELITGIDIVQSQILIAQGKDLHKEINIPFQDHIPLMGAAIQCRITTEDPLNDFLPDTGKIDTYRSPGGFGIRLDAGNGFQGSVVSPFFDSLLVKVCTHASTFELAAQKMTRSLREFRIRGVKTNIPFMENVISHPVFLSGEAKTTFIDSTPELFKFSKVRDRGNKTMKYISNITVNGFPGIEHAPKKFYEPARKPKKLILLNDHSISAKSILDQKGADAVVSWVKNTKEVLLTDTTFRDAHQSLLATRVRTQDFLNIAAETEKAIPQLFSSEVWGGATFDVAYRFLNEDPWERLKKLRKEMPNTLLQMLFRGSNAVGYQNYPDNVIESFIQQAAKSGVDVFRIFDSLNWIPQMEKSIQVVRDTGKIAEAAICYSGDINDPLRTKYTIDYYKDMAKELENQGAHIIAIKDMAGILKPEAAYRLISELKATVHVPIHLHTHDTSGNGIFTYALAVKAGVDIVDVAMSAMSGATSQPSMSSLYYALLGTQRVPSINIENTQQINHYWEDVRTRYSDFEDGVSAPQTEVYQHEMPGGQYSNLKQQAKAVGLEDKWDDIKKMYAIVNRMFGDIIKVTPSSKVVGDMALFMVQNNLTEEDIYSQGQSIDFPKSVISFFAGDLGQPVGGFPEKLQKIILKNNQPITVRPGVLAKPIDLIQIKEQLARLIDRQPSNEDVLSYIMYPEVFLDYQKNYEQFGDVTVLDTATFFHGMRTGESIEVQIEKGKTLIIKLNQIGEPNSEGNRTMYFDLNGQGREVIVKDRSITSTKIIRKKAEPTNKEHVGATMPGSIIEVLVSKGDRVSQGNPIVITEAMKMETTIKAAFDGVIDQIYIEADNLIETGDLLIEMIAK; encoded by the coding sequence ATGAAAAAAGTATTAGTAGCTAATAGAGGAGAAATAGCCATTCGAATATTTCGTGCGTTAACAGAACTTCATATTGGAACAGTTGCCGTTTATTCACAAGAAGATGAAGGTTCTGTTCATCGTTTTAAAGCGGATGAAGCTTATTTAGTAGGAGATGGAAAAAAACCGATAGAAGCTTATTTAGATATAGAAGATATGATTCGTATTGCAAAAGATTCGAATGCAGATGCGATACACCCAGGATATGGTTTTTTATCAGAAAATTCGGATTTTGCTAGACGTTGTAAAGAAGAAGGTATTATTTTTATTGGTCCTAAGTTACATCATTTAGATATTTTTGGGGATAAACTAAAAGCGAAAGAAGCAGCCATTGCAGCGGGAATAAAATCTATACCAGGTTCTCAAGGCCCAGTCTTGAATGTTGAAGAAGTAAGGTCTTTTGGAGAAAAATTTGGCTATCCCATCATGATAAAAGCAGCATTAGGCGGCGGTGGAAGAGGAATGCGTGTGGCCTATTCAGCCGAAGATGTAAAAGATAGTTTTGAAAGAGCTCGTAGTGAGGCAAAAGCCGCATTTGGAAATGATGAGATTTACGTAGAACGTTATATTCAAGATCCTAAGCATATTGAAGTCCAAATATTGGGAGACGTTCATGGGAATATCGTTCATTTATACGAACGTGATTGTTCTGTACAACGCCGACACCAAAAAGTTGTAGAAGTTGCACCCTGTGTTTCTATACCGGATGAATTGCGTCTCAAAATGTGTCAATCTGCTGTTCAATTGATGGAACACGTAGGCTACGTAAATGCAGGAACGGTAGAATTTTTACTTGAAGACAACGAATTTTATTTTATTGAGGTTAATCCACGTGTACAAGTAGAGCATACCATTACAGAATTAATTACAGGCATTGATATTGTTCAATCTCAAATTTTAATTGCGCAAGGAAAAGATCTCCACAAAGAAATTAATATTCCATTTCAAGATCATATACCTTTAATGGGTGCGGCTATTCAGTGTCGAATAACAACTGAAGATCCGCTTAATGACTTTTTACCTGATACGGGTAAAATTGATACCTACCGTTCTCCAGGTGGGTTTGGGATACGCTTAGATGCGGGTAATGGATTTCAAGGCAGCGTGGTTTCTCCTTTTTTTGATTCATTACTGGTTAAAGTATGTACGCATGCTTCTACGTTTGAATTAGCGGCGCAAAAAATGACACGATCTTTGAGAGAATTTCGTATTCGTGGTGTAAAAACGAATATTCCATTTATGGAAAATGTTATTTCACATCCTGTTTTTCTTTCGGGAGAAGCTAAAACAACATTTATTGATTCTACTCCTGAACTTTTTAAATTCTCAAAAGTTCGTGATAGAGGGAATAAAACGATGAAATACATTAGCAATATTACGGTAAATGGTTTTCCAGGCATCGAACATGCTCCAAAGAAATTTTATGAGCCGGCTAGAAAACCTAAGAAACTAATCCTATTAAATGACCATTCTATCAGTGCAAAAAGTATTTTGGATCAAAAAGGTGCAGATGCTGTAGTAAGTTGGGTGAAAAATACAAAAGAAGTTTTATTGACGGATACAACATTTAGAGATGCTCATCAAAGTTTACTGGCAACTCGCGTGCGCACACAAGATTTTTTGAATATTGCTGCAGAAACAGAAAAAGCCATCCCGCAATTGTTTTCTTCGGAAGTATGGGGAGGAGCCACTTTCGATGTTGCTTATCGATTCTTAAATGAAGATCCATGGGAACGTTTAAAGAAGTTAAGGAAAGAAATGCCAAATACTCTCCTTCAAATGTTGTTTAGAGGTTCTAATGCAGTAGGATATCAAAACTATCCTGATAACGTAATTGAATCATTTATTCAACAAGCAGCCAAAAGCGGAGTGGATGTTTTTCGTATCTTTGATAGTTTAAATTGGATTCCTCAAATGGAGAAAAGTATTCAAGTTGTCAGAGATACAGGTAAGATAGCTGAAGCAGCTATTTGTTATTCAGGTGACATTAATGACCCTCTAAGAACTAAATACACGATTGATTACTATAAAGATATGGCTAAGGAACTAGAGAACCAGGGAGCACATATTATAGCTATTAAAGATATGGCAGGGATATTAAAACCAGAAGCGGCTTATCGTTTAATCAGTGAGCTAAAAGCAACCGTTCATGTTCCGATTCATTTGCATACTCATGATACGAGTGGAAATGGTATTTTCACTTATGCTTTAGCTGTTAAAGCAGGGGTAGATATTGTTGATGTAGCGATGAGTGCAATGAGTGGTGCTACTAGTCAACCTAGTATGAGTAGTCTCTACTATGCTTTATTAGGAACCCAACGTGTTCCATCTATTAATATTGAGAATACACAACAAATTAATCATTATTGGGAAGATGTAAGGACCCGTTATAGTGATTTTGAAGATGGAGTTAGCGCACCTCAAACAGAAGTCTATCAACACGAAATGCCAGGTGGCCAATATTCTAACCTTAAGCAACAAGCGAAAGCTGTCGGACTAGAAGATAAATGGGATGACATTAAAAAAATGTACGCAATAGTCAACCGAATGTTTGGTGATATTATTAAAGTAACTCCATCTTCAAAAGTTGTTGGAGATATGGCTTTGTTTATGGTGCAGAATAATTTGACAGAAGAAGACATCTACAGTCAAGGACAATCAATTGATTTTCCAAAGTCGGTAATAAGCTTTTTTGCGGGGGATTTAGGCCAACCTGTGGGTGGATTTCCAGAAAAGTTACAAAAAATTATTTTGAAGAACAACCAACCTATTACTGTTCGACCAGGAGTTTTAGCCAAGCCAATTGATCTTATTCAAATAAAAGAACAACTAGCTAGACTAATCGATAGGCAGCCTTCTAATGAGGATGTATTAAGTTATATTATGTACCCAGAAGTGTTCTTAGATTATCAAAAAAATTATGAACAATTTGGTGATGTGACTGTTTTAGATACAGCAACATTCTTTCATGGGATGCGGACTGGAGAATCAATTGAAGTACAGATTGAAAAAGGAAAAACATTGATTATAAAACTGAATCAGATTGGTGAACCTAATTCTGAAGGTAATCGTACGATGTATTTTGATTTAAATGGTCAAGGTAGAGAAGTCATAGTGAAAGATAGAAGTATTACAAGTACTAAAATTATTCGAAAAAAAGCTGAACCAACTAATAAAGAGCATGTCGGCGCTACAATGCCCGGTTCAATTATAGAAGTTCTAGTTTCGAAAGGGGACCGTGTTAGTCAAGGAAATCCAATCGTCATTACTGAAGCAATGAAAATGGAAACAACGATTAAAGCTGCTTTTGACGGTGTAATTGATCAAATTTATATAGAAGCGGACAATCTCATTGAAACAGGCGATTTATTAATTGAAATGATTGCCAAATAA
- a CDS encoding lactate/malate family dehydrogenase gives MSEGQGKKIIIVGTDETTYQFAFLSMLKLKVAKILFYQLPSLEENKIRDLQFASSFSLASSFAIANAKDFLSTDLLIITAQEERKSDESDNDYIRRNISLIRKVIKKAMANGFSGLILIATEPTDMFTYLVWKFSGLPKEKIVGLGTYIDSILFRQLLSKKLSVSSRDVNAFIVGGSSKDSKVTTWSRSNIGGNPILSLMMDKKNHFNQNDRINIETILSERDLFSRETNSYFTNVSALVKLTQLIFTDEKALVTLMHLVDIEDLVNIPLSLPVLLGKEGIIKISELGFSDSEKKELLKVARETRDYLDWIEKG, from the coding sequence GTGAGTGAAGGACAAGGGAAAAAAATTATTATTGTAGGTACAGATGAAACAACCTATCAATTTGCTTTCTTAAGTATGTTAAAATTAAAAGTAGCAAAAATATTATTTTATCAACTTCCATCTTTAGAAGAGAATAAAATACGTGATTTACAGTTTGCTTCTTCTTTTTCATTGGCAAGTTCTTTTGCAATCGCTAACGCAAAAGATTTTCTTTCTACTGATTTATTAATTATAACAGCACAGGAAGAAAGAAAATCTGATGAATCTGATAATGATTATATTAGAAGGAATATATCATTAATACGCAAGGTAATTAAAAAAGCTATGGCAAATGGATTTAGTGGTTTAATTTTAATTGCCACTGAACCGACCGATATGTTTACTTATCTTGTTTGGAAATTTTCGGGTCTTCCTAAAGAAAAAATAGTTGGACTAGGAACGTATATAGATTCCATCCTATTTAGGCAACTCTTAAGTAAGAAGCTATCTGTTTCTTCCAGAGATGTTAATGCTTTTATTGTGGGTGGGAGCTCAAAGGACAGTAAAGTAACGACTTGGAGTCGATCTAATATTGGAGGTAATCCAATTCTTAGTTTAATGATGGATAAGAAAAATCATTTTAATCAAAATGATAGGATAAACATCGAAACAATCCTTTCAGAAAGAGATTTGTTTTCAAGAGAAACCAATTCTTATTTTACAAACGTTTCTGCTCTAGTTAAATTGACACAACTAATTTTTACTGATGAAAAAGCGTTAGTTACTTTAATGCACTTAGTGGACATAGAAGATTTAGTGAATATCCCATTATCGCTTCCGGTTTTATTAGGAAAAGAGGGTATTATTAAAATATCCGAACTTGGTTTTTCGGACTCAGAAAAAAAAGAATTGCTTAAAGTTGCGCGAGAGACTAGAGATTATTTAGACTGGATAGAAAAAGGTTAA
- a CDS encoding inositol monophosphatase family protein — protein sequence MNQIVKRDQLIKEWIYVAADISRTSFEQTINIEEKTNRTDLVTSIDKEIEQYFIEKIATHFPNERVLGEEGSGHQITDLKGVVWIIDPIDGTLNFVKQKNDFAIMISVYENGIGYLGYIYDVMKDELYSAVKNQGACLNEIPLKKVKDIPLREGLVAVSHRLMSSEKNDEARKIGRASSGVRMVGSAGLETARVATGRLVAYIGASLAPWDIGAGKVISEELGLIYTQLNGEKIDMLHYNKTIVATPSAHKEIIEKFKLDKEG from the coding sequence TTGAATCAAATAGTTAAGCGAGATCAATTAATAAAAGAATGGATTTATGTAGCTGCTGATATAAGTAGAACTTCTTTTGAACAGACCATTAATATAGAAGAGAAAACAAATCGTACGGATTTAGTGACTAGTATTGATAAAGAAATTGAACAGTATTTTATTGAAAAAATAGCTACCCACTTTCCTAACGAACGGGTTTTAGGGGAAGAAGGTTCAGGGCATCAAATTACTGATTTAAAAGGTGTTGTGTGGATAATAGATCCTATTGACGGAACATTAAATTTTGTGAAGCAAAAAAATGATTTTGCTATTATGATAAGTGTTTATGAAAATGGCATAGGTTATTTAGGGTATATATATGATGTTATGAAAGATGAGCTTTATTCTGCTGTAAAAAACCAAGGAGCTTGTCTAAATGAAATACCGCTAAAAAAAGTGAAGGATATTCCTTTGCGAGAAGGGTTAGTTGCGGTTAGCCATCGTTTGATGTCCAGTGAAAAAAATGACGAAGCGAGAAAAATTGGAAGAGCTAGTAGTGGCGTGCGGATGGTGGGCTCGGCCGGTCTTGAAACTGCACGTGTAGCAACAGGAAGGTTAGTTGCTTATATCGGTGCATCTCTAGCGCCTTGGGATATCGGTGCCGGTAAAGTGATATCAGAAGAATTAGGGCTAATTTATACACAGTTAAATGGAGAAAAAATTGATATGTTACATTATAATAAAACGATTGTAGCAACACCTTCTGCACATAAAGAAATAATAGAGAAATTTAAGTTAGATAAAGAAGGTTAA
- the lpdA gene encoding dihydrolipoyl dehydrogenase: MVVGDFAIELDTVVIGSGPGGYVAAIRAAQMGQKVAIVEREYIGGVCLNVGCIPSKALISAGHHYQDALHSETFGITAENVVLDFAKTQEWKENKVVSTLTKGVEGLLKKNKVEILRGEAYFNDEHTLRVMGEKTGQTYSFNNAIIATGSRPIEIKGFKFGKRVIDSTGGLALPEVPKKLIVVGGGYIGSELAGAYANLGAEVTILEGTASIMPTFEKDMIKYVTTNFAKKGVTIETSSMAKEAIETENGVTVKYEVNGTEKSIDADYVMVTVGRRPNTDELGLEGAGIEMSERGLVKVDEQGRTNIKNIFAIGDIVPGAALAHKASYEAKIAAEAISGKKVAVDYKAMPAVAFTDPELAVVGLTIAEAKEKGMDVKASKFPLAGNGRALSLNATDGFVRLVTTKEDGLIVGAQVAGVGASDVIAELGLAIEAGMVAEDIALTIHAHPSLAETVMDASELALGLPIHM; this comes from the coding sequence ATGGTAGTAGGAGATTTCGCAATAGAGTTAGATACAGTTGTTATTGGGTCAGGCCCGGGAGGATACGTTGCAGCTATTCGTGCCGCTCAAATGGGACAAAAAGTAGCAATCGTAGAAAGAGAATACATCGGCGGAGTTTGTTTAAACGTTGGTTGTATTCCATCAAAAGCTTTGATTAGCGCTGGACATCATTATCAAGATGCTTTGCATTCAGAGACTTTTGGGATTACAGCTGAAAATGTTGTATTAGATTTTGCTAAAACTCAAGAATGGAAAGAAAATAAAGTTGTATCGACTCTTACAAAAGGTGTCGAAGGCTTATTGAAAAAAAATAAAGTTGAAATTTTAAGAGGTGAAGCTTACTTCAATGACGAGCATACTTTACGCGTTATGGGAGAAAAAACTGGTCAAACTTATTCTTTCAACAATGCAATTATTGCAACAGGTAGCCGTCCAATCGAAATCAAAGGCTTCAAATTTGGTAAACGCGTTATCGATTCAACTGGTGGCTTGGCTCTTCCTGAAGTACCTAAAAAATTAATTGTTGTTGGTGGAGGTTACATTGGTAGTGAATTAGCTGGCGCTTATGCTAATTTAGGTGCAGAGGTAACTATTTTAGAAGGAACTGCTTCTATTATGCCAACGTTTGAAAAAGATATGATTAAATATGTTACAACTAACTTTGCTAAAAAAGGTGTAACAATTGAAACATCTTCAATGGCTAAAGAAGCGATTGAAACAGAAAATGGCGTAACCGTTAAGTACGAAGTAAATGGCACAGAAAAATCAATTGACGCTGATTATGTAATGGTAACTGTTGGTCGTCGTCCTAACACAGATGAGCTTGGCTTAGAAGGTGCTGGAATTGAAATGTCTGAACGTGGTTTAGTTAAAGTAGATGAGCAAGGACGTACAAATATCAAAAACATCTTTGCTATCGGGGATATTGTTCCCGGTGCTGCATTAGCTCATAAGGCAAGCTATGAAGCTAAAATTGCTGCAGAAGCAATATCTGGTAAAAAAGTAGCCGTTGACTACAAAGCAATGCCGGCTGTAGCTTTTACAGATCCAGAATTAGCGGTTGTAGGATTAACTATTGCAGAAGCAAAAGAAAAAGGAATGGATGTTAAAGCGTCTAAATTCCCATTAGCTGGTAATGGACGTGCACTTTCGCTGAATGCAACGGATGGATTCGTACGTCTAGTAACAACTAAAGAAGATGGTCTTATTGTTGGAGCACAAGTTGCTGGTGTAGGTGCTAGTGACGTGATTGCTGAACTAGGACTAGCTATTGAAGCAGGAATGGTAGCAGAAGATATTGCGTTGACTATCCACGCACACCCATCTTTAGCTGAAACGGTTATGGATGCTTCAGAATTAGCATTAGGATTACCAATTCACATGTAA
- a CDS encoding FtsW/RodA/SpoVE family cell cycle protein, which translates to MMKKLKHLDQYIFIPYVILSIFGTLMVYSSSSYVAIGQDKNPEYYFLRQAVFVCIGLFISMFIFSIKYSHLKYKKLIKYTIIFTVLLLAYLLVFGKEINGAKGWLDIGPVGVQPAEFAKISVIWYFAYIFSRRQQQIIRDFWSSMKQPAFLFAVILLLIAIQPDIGGAAIILFIGIIMIFASGVSTKLGITMGALGIAIIFGVVELVRIFGTKLPFLQPYQYDRFLAFWDPFKVSESAGLQLVNSYYALSRGGVFGVGIGQSVQKTGYLPEPYTDFIVSILGEELGLLGVIVVLSLFVFLILRIYLIAIRTKDPFGSLLCIGIATMFLIQGSINLGGVLGLMPITGVTFPFISYGGSSTLVLTISIGLVLNVSAMNKKQELGNNS; encoded by the coding sequence ATGATGAAAAAGTTGAAACATTTAGATCAATATATTTTTATCCCGTATGTTATTTTGTCTATATTCGGTACTTTAATGGTTTATAGTTCGAGCAGTTACGTTGCAATTGGTCAAGATAAAAATCCGGAATATTATTTTTTAAGACAGGCTGTATTTGTATGTATAGGTCTTTTTATTAGTATGTTTATCTTTTCAATTAAATATAGCCATTTAAAATATAAAAAACTAATTAAGTACACGATTATATTTACAGTATTGCTGCTAGCTTATCTTCTTGTTTTTGGGAAAGAAATCAACGGAGCAAAAGGCTGGCTTGATATTGGGCCAGTAGGAGTACAACCAGCTGAATTTGCAAAAATATCGGTTATTTGGTATTTTGCTTATATATTTTCTCGCAGGCAACAACAAATTATTCGTGATTTTTGGTCTTCGATGAAACAACCTGCATTTTTATTTGCAGTCATTCTTTTGTTAATTGCTATTCAACCAGATATAGGAGGAGCAGCAATCATTTTATTCATTGGTATTATTATGATATTTGCTAGCGGAGTGTCTACTAAACTGGGTATCACGATGGGAGCACTAGGTATTGCAATCATTTTTGGTGTGGTTGAGTTGGTAAGAATTTTTGGGACAAAGTTGCCTTTTCTGCAACCGTATCAATACGATCGGTTTTTAGCTTTTTGGGATCCATTTAAAGTTTCTGAAAGTGCGGGGCTTCAATTAGTTAATTCATACTACGCTCTTAGCAGAGGTGGTGTTTTTGGAGTAGGGATTGGACAAAGTGTTCAAAAAACAGGCTATTTGCCGGAACCCTATACTGACTTTATTGTCTCCATTTTGGGAGAAGAGTTAGGACTGCTAGGTGTAATAGTTGTTTTAAGCCTTTTTGTTTTTTTGATTTTGAGAATTTATTTGATTGCTATTCGGACGAAAGATCCTTTTGGATCATTGCTTTGTATTGGAATTGCTACAATGTTCCTAATTCAAGGTTCAATCAATTTAGGTGGTGTTCTAGGACTCATGCCTATTACGGGGGTAACATTCCCTTTTATTAGTTACGGGGGTTCTAGCACACTAGTGTTAACCATTTCAATAGGATTAGTCTTGAATGTTAGTGCAATGAATAAAAAACAAGAACTTGGAAATAATAGTTAA